The Setaria viridis chromosome 2, Setaria_viridis_v4.0, whole genome shotgun sequence DNA window TGTATTTTTTGCTGGAACTGAAGTACGAAACGTGTGCTGATGTGTAAAACACCTGCTCTGCTCGTGCTGAATTGGCTTGCAGACATGCTGTTTTATCTTTGAGTTTTGAGCTGTTGATAGATAGAACAATTGAACTGCAGTAAGGGGATTCATCAGGAGATGTAGCATCATACCAAACCGTTTGATCTACATCCAAAATGCAAATGGGGCAAAGTAACATCCAAAATCCAAAATGCAAATGGACCGAATGATAATTGAGTTTCAACAAATTGATAATAGTAGTATAGTAAGCAAAAAGAATGACGGAACCGGATTAAAGTGGCAAGttacagcagcaacagcagagcTGAGGCAAGCAGACACAGCAGCATAGTGATGACGACACCACGATTTGTCTTGGCCCCCTGGCTCGGTATCCTCAGTGGCATGGCGCACTCGTCGCCGTTGAAGAAGACCTTGGACGGGAAGCCATCTCCGGCAAGGACGTCGATGCCGGGGGTCGTCTTCTTGGTGAAGGAGAGCACGGACTGCAGCTTGCCAGGCACCGGGTAGTCGACGCCGCTCATGTTGGTCTCCCTGAGCAGGAAGTTGAAGCCTTCCCTACCCttgatgaagatggtgctgTTCCCGACGGCCGTGGCGTTGAAGGAGTAGGCCTGCTCGAACCCGGCGTAGGCCTTGTCCATGACGACGGCGGTGAACCACTCCTGCATGTCCGCGTCGCCCCAGTTGAAGAGCGTGAGCCGCGCGCTCCAGCCGCCGGAGAAGTCGGTGGCCACGTGCCAGTTGATGCTGACGCCGCAGAAGTCGCCGCAGGGCATGGGGTTGGGCACCGCGAAGCGCTTCTGGTCCGCCCACGAGAGCGCCTCCTTGGCCCGCCTCTCGAACGGCATGAGCAGCGCGAAGGGCGGCAGCagcatcgccggcgccgtcgtgctGCAGGACGCCGACACGGCCGGCTGCTGGCTGGCGGGGCAGCCACACGCGCACGTCCGGCAGGGGATCACTGACTCGTTGTAGAAGGACGAGAAGGACACGCAGCACCTGGGCGGCTTCGACGACTTGGCCGTCGTGGAGGTGGTGATGTTGCACACCACCTGCCACGACGCCACGGCCACCGTGCTCGACGCGAGCCCGCTGGGGTCCGGGAACTCCGACGGGCTCACCGGGACCGGCTGCCCGCACGCGTACTCCGGGTTCAGCGGCGACGCGCCGCGGACCTCGAAGCTCGCCGGCGGGTAGAGCCTGGTCCGGTTGAGGTCCGGCGGCATCTTGTAGACCTCCATCTGGAACGCGGACTTGGACTGCGCGACGTCCATGGACTTGGGCAGGATGGTGCCGTTCCGGCAGCAGTGGTTGATCCGGCCGATGGTTGCGTCGTTGGCCCGCGACGGCGGCAGGTCCAGGACGACGGGCTTGCGGTCGCAGCTGAGCACCTTGGAGAAGTCAAGGCCCTTGTAGTACTGGCCCTGGGGACCGTAGAGGCAGGCGGCCGCGCCCACCTCCCGCGGGTAGGCGCCTCTCATGGAGTTGATGAACTCGCCGCGCTGCCACGCCCACGACAGCTGCCAGCCGTCGAGGCGCCCCAGCGGCGCGTCGTTGTCGAGGGTGACGAGCGCCAGGTACGTGGTCTCGTGCGTCTGGAGCACGTCGTAGGTGATCACCAGGTCGCCGGTGCGCCGCGGGAGGAAGGCCGGGTCCGTGGCGGCTCTGGCgttcccggcggcggccgcgggagtGAGCACGCAGCAGGTGGAGAGGGACCTGGACACGTTGGTGGCCGGCGGGCAGGTGTAGGACGGGTCGGCGAGCGAGAGCGCGGAGGGGAGCGGCTCGATCGGCTCGGGCCCGGCGAAGAGCGTGCCGACGAGGTTAGCCGTGGCCTGTATCTTGGCGAGGTCGCCGGCCGTGGCGATCGGGGTGAGGAGGTCCGTCTGCGGGTACCCGGTGAAGGACGTGGCGTTGCCGGCGTCCGCGGTGGTGTTGTAGGGCAGGTCGGCCCCGGAGGTGAGCacggcgccgtcgacgccgacgaggatcTCGCCGTGCACGAAGGTGAGAAGCAGCGCCCAGGAGCGGAGCGGGCGGGTGCCGGCGTTGCGGACGGTGGCGTTGGCGCGGAAGGCGTAGGGCTGGGAGTCGGGGTTGGGGACGAAGGGCCTGATCTTGTCGCGGCCCTGGAGCGTGTAGGTGAGGAGGATGCCGTTGCAGCCGGCGTCAGGCGCTGGAGCCGGCTGCGCGAGCGCGTGCGCGACGAGTAGGAGGAACACGGCGGAGCATGAGACGAAGGGATGGGCGGCGAGGCGCAGGGCCATGGCTGAAGCGCCGGGCAAGCACGGCCGCTGGAGTGGAAGCGTAGACCTGGAATTGGCCGCTTCCATGTACAAGTACAAAAGGTCGCGGGTTGGATCGAGTCTGCGTTGCAAGAGTCCGTCCAAGCagacgaagacgacgaccaAGACGAAGCAAGGAAGCTGTCTGTCTATGCTAATGCTGGATTGCAGGACATGTTTGATCTTGTCAAATACGAATAACGGTGGGGGCGGCAATTTTCGCTGCTGATGATTCGAAGCAAGTCTCGCTGTCACACATCACAATGAGCTCTTAGTTTTCAAAGCAGACGGTCAGGAGATGACATTTGGCATCCGGCCAACGGATGACGCGCACACTGGTGGACGGCGGAACCAACCATGGGCCCAAACTCCACAACGGATGGATGGTGGCCCAGACTTCCAAGCCGTCCATAGGCCCAAATAAAGACAGTTTTAGATCCTTTCTTGGACTTGAATGAAGCGGGCCGGTGCGCCGGTAAGGGAGCTGCAGCAGTAATGTTGCGGAAAAAGTCCTATTTACCTCCTTGACTTTGGGCCGATCTACCCCGGACTCGAAAACTGTCCAGACTCCTCGAGGCATGTAAATCGGACACGTGACCCATCCCCCCAACCTGATTCCACTCTGGTTTCATCTGACCTGGCGCCacatcatcaccaccaccacggcgacTTGCCGACGTGTCATGAGCCCCACCTGTCAGTTTCGTTGACCGctcgggaggggagggggggatAAAACATATGCCGCCGTCGTCTTCTCATCCGCCGCCATTCCTCATCCcctcccaaaccctagccgaACTCACTCCTATCGAGCCGGCGGGGACAGCTCGACGGGTACTCCCAAACTCATCGGGGAGGTGGTGTTGAATCGCACGTTTGTACTACGGCGGTGATTTTGTGTTCGATTCTTTTATTTTGGGTTGATTTGT harbors:
- the LOC117845310 gene encoding COBRA-like protein 7, with the protein product MALRLAAHPFVSCSAVFLLLVAHALAQPAPAPDAGCNGILLTYTLQGRDKIRPFVPNPDSQPYAFRANATVRNAGTRPLRSWALLLTFVHGEILVGVDGAVLTSGADLPYNTTADAGNATSFTGYPQTDLLTPIATAGDLAKIQATANLVGTLFAGPEPIEPLPSALSLADPSYTCPPATNVSRSLSTCCVLTPAAAAGNARAATDPAFLPRRTGDLVITYDVLQTHETTYLALVTLDNDAPLGRLDGWQLSWAWQRGEFINSMRGAYPREVGAAACLYGPQGQYYKGLDFSKVLSCDRKPVVLDLPPSRANDATIGRINHCCRNGTILPKSMDVAQSKSAFQMEVYKMPPDLNRTRLYPPASFEVRGASPLNPEYACGQPVPVSPSEFPDPSGLASSTVAVASWQVVCNITTSTTAKSSKPPRCCVSFSSFYNESVIPCRTCACGCPASQQPAVSASCSTTAPAMLLPPFALLMPFERRAKEALSWADQKRFAVPNPMPCGDFCGVSINWHVATDFSGGWSARLTLFNWGDADMQEWFTAVVMDKAYAGFEQAYSFNATAVGNSTIFIKGREGFNFLLRETNMSGVDYPVPGKLQSVLSFTKKTTPGIDVLAGDGFPSKVFFNGDECAMPLRIPSQGAKTNRGVVITMLLCLLASALLLLL